The nucleotide sequence GCCAGACCCATGTTGATTCCGCTGCTGCATTTGCCCTTGGGCGGGAACGATCAGACGAACAGGGATTCCGCGATCTCTTCGTAGGTGTGTCCCGATTCGTCCATCACCTTCTTGTATTCCTTCGGACTCCAGATTTCAAAGTGGTCGAGCGTACCGACGATCAGCACCTCGGACTCGATGTCGGCACGTTCGATCAGTTGCCGGGGAAGCGCGATGCGCCCCTGCTTGTCCATGGATACCGCCACGGCCTCCGACGAGAGCATCCTGATAAAAACCCGCGTGTTCTGCTTCGTGATGGGCAGTTCGCGCAATCGGGTGTCGATCTGTTCCCACTCGTCGATCGGATATACGAAAAGGCATCCGTCGAGTCCCCGCGTGATGATCAGCGTGTCGTCCTCGTCGGTCCGGATGTGCTTGCGGAACTTCACAGGAACATTCACCCGTCCTTTGTGATCCACGGTGTGCGTGTATGATCCCAGGAAGTTGACCATCCGTCATCTCCTTGTAATACTAAGGAGTAAACACCCTAACGTGAGGTGATCATTTAAGAATACTATACAAGTGTTTGGCAGTTAGGATGTTCGGTGACCCACTTTGTCCCACTTCTTCCCACTATACTACATTGTGCCCCCCATATTGTCAAAATAAAAATTGGACTTACATCGGTTTTCTTTACCTATGGATAAGGAAAACTCCGTAACTCCAAGTGTCCAAAAGACTATATAGATGTTGATACACATCATACGTTGACACCATATACCACGAAATGGCTGCGAAATGACACTATATGGCGTCTTAAACGCGGAAAGACCGTCGCGGCGCGGTTTCTTCCGGCCGCTGCGCGGGTTAGGCAATCCTGTATGATAAAAATTTTGAAAAAACCGGTGGGTCTTACCGAATCGGTGCGTCGTGCGGCAGACAGGCCGGCGGCATCCGGCCTGCGTTGTCTGTAAACCCGGGGCGGGTCTACTTGCCGTCCCTGAGTTCCCTCGATCGCTGGGTGGCGGTTTCGACCGCGCTGATCAGCATGCTGCGCAAGCCGCGGATCTCCAGGTCGTGGACCGCCGCGATGGTCGTGCCGCCCGGCGTCAGGACCTGGTCGCGCAATACCGCGGGATGCTTGCCGGTCTCCTGAATCAGCCGCGCGGCGCCGAGTACGGTCTGGGCCGCGAGGTCCAGGGCGACGTCCCTGGGCAGGCCCATTTTAACGCCGCCGTCGGACAGCGCTTCGATGACCATATATATGTAGGCGGGGCCGCTGCCGCTGAGCCCGGTTACGGCGTCCAGAAGATGTTCGTTCACGAACACGACCCGCCCCACGGCCTGGAAGATCCGGGCGGCCATCTGCTTGTGTTCTTCGCCGGCGTACCTGCCCGGTGAAATGGCGGCGGCCCCTTCGTCCACCAGCGAGGCGATGTTCGGCATCACGCGCACGACGGGATTCTCGGTGCGAATCATATCGGTGATCCCGGAAGTCGTCACCCCCGCCGCGATCGTGATCAGCAGTTGGTCGGGACGCAGCAGGTCCCGCACCTGGTCCACCACGCGCTCGATGGCCTGGGGCTTGAGACAAATCATGACGATATCCGCTTCACTGATCGCTTCCCGGTTGTCGGTGGTCCACCGTACTTCCCACTGATCCGCCAGTTCCTTCAGATGGTCGGACCGCAGACCGGTAATCACGATCTGGTCCGGGGGAACGAG is from Gemmatimonadota bacterium and encodes:
- the proC gene encoding pyrroline-5-carboxylate reductase: MLNNHRIMILGTGNMGSCLLGGIRRANLVPPDQIVITGLRSDHLKELADQWEVRWTTDNREAISEADIVMICLKPQAIERVVDQVRDLLRPDQLLITIAAGVTTSGITDMIRTENPVVRVMPNIASLVDEGAAAISPGRYAGEEHKQMAARIFQAVGRVVFVNEHLLDAVTGLSGSGPAYIYMVIEALSDGGVKMGLPRDVALDLAAQTVLGAARLIQETGKHPAVLRDQVLTPGGTTIAAVHDLEIRGLRSMLISAVETATQRSRELRDGK
- the mraZ gene encoding division/cell wall cluster transcriptional repressor MraZ, translated to MVNFLGSYTHTVDHKGRVNVPVKFRKHIRTDEDDTLIITRGLDGCLFVYPIDEWEQIDTRLRELPITKQNTRVFIRMLSSEAVAVSMDKQGRIALPRQLIERADIESEVLIVGTLDHFEIWSPKEYKKVMDESGHTYEEIAESLFV